In Companilactobacillus allii, one genomic interval encodes:
- a CDS encoding M20/M25/M40 family metallo-hydrolase, with amino-acid sequence MEKNERLEILDDLIKLNTVNGNEEVVANYLKDLFEKHNIQTELVEYDKGRVNLIATVKNSDGPILGFTGHEDVVAPVDESKWNYNAAFNPKHIDGKIFGRGTSDMKGGLAGMAISLIELNEDDSFKGNIKFIATVGEEMGELGAKQLSDAGYANDLSALIVGEPSNSTSKLVTDKLAGSGLIRITQPNPSEYGRHSIFCAHKGSVTYKIISRGKAAHSSMPEVGINALDNLITYYNKQNEYFTKLTSADDDVLGKTKASVTVFKSGDQENTIPDYAEMKVKIRTIPEYNNDKIIAELNDLIKELNDADPKMSLEMDLESSNWPVKTDLNSKFLQMARDTYKEVWTQDALAVGAPGGTDASQFVEANNDLEVIVAGPGNESAHQINEFVFEDDYLKYIDIYKLIAKKYFA; translated from the coding sequence ATGGAAAAGAATGAAAGATTAGAGATCCTGGATGATTTAATCAAACTGAATACTGTTAATGGTAATGAAGAGGTCGTAGCTAACTATTTGAAGGACCTTTTTGAAAAACATAACATCCAAACAGAATTGGTGGAATATGACAAGGGTCGTGTAAACTTAATCGCCACTGTTAAAAATAGCGATGGTCCTATTCTCGGATTCACCGGTCACGAAGATGTTGTGGCTCCAGTTGATGAAAGTAAGTGGAATTACAACGCAGCCTTTAACCCTAAACATATTGACGGCAAAATATTTGGCCGTGGAACATCTGATATGAAAGGTGGACTAGCCGGAATGGCTATTTCCTTGATAGAATTGAATGAGGATGACTCATTCAAAGGAAATATTAAGTTCATTGCTACTGTTGGTGAAGAGATGGGTGAATTAGGAGCAAAACAATTATCTGATGCTGGATATGCAAACGATTTGTCAGCTTTAATTGTTGGTGAACCAAGTAATTCAACTTCAAAGTTAGTGACCGATAAACTTGCTGGTAGTGGCTTAATTAGAATTACACAACCTAATCCCTCAGAATATGGACGTCATTCAATTTTCTGTGCTCATAAGGGTTCTGTTACATACAAGATTATTTCACGTGGTAAAGCAGCTCACAGCTCAATGCCTGAAGTTGGTATCAATGCCTTGGATAATTTGATTACCTACTATAATAAGCAAAACGAATATTTCACTAAATTAACTTCTGCTGATGATGATGTATTAGGTAAAACAAAAGCATCAGTTACAGTATTCAAGTCTGGTGATCAAGAGAATACCATCCCTGACTATGCCGAAATGAAAGTTAAAATCAGAACTATTCCTGAATACAACAATGATAAGATCATCGCTGAACTTAATGACTTAATCAAAGAATTAAACGATGCTGATCCAAAAATGAGTCTAGAAATGGACCTTGAAAGTAGTAATTGGCCAGTTAAAACAGATCTAAATTCTAAGTTCTTACAAATGGCTCGTGATACTTACAAAGAAGTTTGGACACAAGATGCTCTTGCTGTTGGTGCACCAGGTGGTACAGATGCATCACAATTTGTAGAAGCTAATAATGACTTAGAAGTTATCGTTGCTGGTCCTGGTAACGAAAGTGCTCATCAGATTAACGAATTTGTCTTTGAAGATGACTACTTAAAATACATTGATATTTACAAATTAATTGCCAAGAAGTATTTTGCATAA
- a CDS encoding YbaK/EbsC family protein, which translates to MSKKKNKIQKTLVEKILDKKKVEYEPMTFPTQASGDTQELVNDGSEKDGYKIYKTLVLTGNKTGPLVGMLPLDKHISYKLLAKLSGNKKVGMVPLKDLVKTSGFEHGANSPVGIRSLHNYPIYFDTEADKADKIIVSAGKLGQSLLVEPHDLAKSVEATFGKFAVDEPEA; encoded by the coding sequence ATGAGTAAGAAAAAAAACAAAATACAAAAAACACTAGTAGAAAAAATTCTTGATAAAAAAAAGGTTGAATACGAACCTATGACCTTCCCGACCCAAGCATCCGGTGATACACAAGAACTCGTCAACGATGGTAGCGAAAAAGATGGTTATAAAATTTACAAAACTCTTGTATTGACGGGCAATAAAACCGGTCCACTTGTAGGGATGTTACCTTTGGATAAACACATCAGCTATAAATTGCTAGCCAAATTATCAGGTAACAAAAAAGTAGGCATGGTTCCTTTAAAAGATCTAGTAAAGACTAGTGGCTTTGAACATGGTGCAAATAGCCCCGTCGGTATTCGTTCACTACATAACTACCCTATTTATTTTGATACAGAAGCTGACAAAGCAGATAAGATCATAGTTTCAGCTGGAAAGCTCGGTCAATCTCTTTTAGTTGAACCACATGACTTAGCCAAATCAGTTGAGGCAACCTTTGGAAAATTTGCTGTAGATGAACCTGAAGCATAA
- the prmA gene encoding 50S ribosomal protein L11 methyltransferase: MIWKKVSVLIPSTLNEEIISDTFIGIGANGVEIVDDDNDEVKTKVNSYFDEDSYDSGLIEKLRSEIDKLSNFGFNVDGVEIKESSVDESSWENEWKQYYHPVHISHYLTVVPNWVDYTPDNKDEHIIVMDPGKSFGTGTHPTTFSCMQALEMILGNVNSLYDVGTGSGILSIQARQLGVKDIKAFDLAAEAVEAAKENIKLNPGCEDIEVFENSLLDGFDGKVDVIVANILADVIQQFIPDIESHLNSKGFVILSGIINEKEKLITDQMNEHGFSPIEVLHLKGWSTMICKRTKDIEEQDGAILR, encoded by the coding sequence ATGATTTGGAAAAAGGTTAGTGTATTGATTCCTAGTACTTTAAATGAAGAGATTATTTCTGATACTTTTATAGGAATTGGTGCTAATGGTGTTGAGATAGTTGATGATGATAATGACGAAGTAAAAACAAAAGTAAATTCTTATTTTGATGAAGACAGCTATGATTCAGGATTAATTGAAAAATTACGTAGTGAGATCGATAAATTATCAAACTTTGGATTTAATGTTGATGGTGTTGAGATAAAAGAGAGCTCAGTTGATGAATCTTCTTGGGAGAATGAGTGGAAACAATATTATCACCCAGTTCATATCAGTCATTATTTGACAGTGGTACCAAACTGGGTTGACTATACGCCAGATAATAAAGATGAACATATTATTGTTATGGATCCAGGCAAGTCTTTTGGTACTGGAACACATCCCACAACATTTTCTTGTATGCAGGCACTAGAGATGATTCTTGGCAATGTTAATTCATTGTATGACGTTGGTACAGGTTCTGGAATACTTTCCATACAAGCACGTCAACTAGGTGTGAAAGATATAAAGGCATTTGATCTAGCTGCCGAAGCAGTAGAAGCAGCCAAAGAAAATATCAAATTAAACCCTGGTTGTGAAGATATAGAAGTATTTGAGAATTCTCTTTTGGATGGATTCGATGGTAAAGTTGACGTGATCGTAGCCAATATTTTGGCAGATGTTATTCAACAATTTATTCCAGATATTGAATCTCACTTAAATAGTAAAGGTTTTGTCATTTTATCTGGTATTATTAATGAAAAGGAAAAATTGATAACTGATCAAATGAATGAACATGGATTCTCTCCAATAGAAGTCCTGCATTTGAAAGGTTGGTCAACTATGATTTGTAAGAGAACAAAAGATATCGAGGAACAAGATGGAGCAATACTTCGTTAA